A single region of the Saprospiraceae bacterium genome encodes:
- a CDS encoding NADH:ubiquinone reductase (Na(+)-transporting) subunit B, with product MKKALLNFFQRIEPDKKKSPFLHTLYDGFFTFAFTPNITTSKGVHIRDGMDLKRTMVHVVLAMQLCYLFGSYNIGHQHFLALGQYTGLLEGFHLKLIHGLIKILPIFIVTHVVGLGIEFYYAMRKGHGIEEGFLVSGALIPLIMPPDIPLWILTVAIIFAVVIGKEAFGGTGMNIWNVALLARVFVFFAYPTYISGDDVWVSAIEKTTINDLPAYISSEYGWAHGLFDWIFNGVGLSTFGDGGVLVADGYTGATPLSLAASGGWENVTKVYTASQMWWGTIPGSIGETSKPLILLGALFLIITGIASWRIMVSMVLGTAVMGLILNGIAPSEFTDATPSIFKFMAVPWYYHFYMGSFFFAMAFMATDPVTAASTNRGKWIYGFMIGMIGLIIRVMNPAYPEGWMLAILFMNTFAALIDHYVLEANISRRAKRSEAVAG from the coding sequence ATGAAAAAAGCACTGCTGAACTTTTTCCAGCGAATTGAACCGGATAAAAAGAAGTCTCCATTTTTACATACGCTTTATGATGGATTCTTCACCTTTGCTTTCACACCCAATATCACAACATCGAAAGGGGTACACATCCGTGATGGGATGGATCTCAAGCGGACCATGGTGCATGTGGTGTTAGCCATGCAATTGTGTTATTTGTTTGGATCCTATAATATTGGCCATCAACACTTTCTTGCGCTTGGACAATATACTGGACTTCTGGAGGGATTCCACCTCAAACTAATACATGGTTTAATTAAAATACTGCCCATTTTTATTGTTACACATGTCGTCGGATTGGGTATTGAGTTTTATTATGCCATGCGGAAGGGGCACGGAATAGAAGAAGGCTTTCTGGTGTCAGGGGCTTTGATTCCCTTGATTATGCCACCAGATATCCCGCTTTGGATACTAACCGTTGCCATCATTTTTGCAGTAGTTATTGGCAAAGAAGCATTTGGCGGAACGGGCATGAATATTTGGAACGTGGCCCTTTTGGCACGCGTTTTTGTTTTCTTTGCTTATCCTACCTATATTTCCGGTGATGATGTTTGGGTTTCTGCCATAGAGAAGACAACTATTAATGATTTACCTGCTTATATTAGCAGCGAGTATGGTTGGGCTCATGGTTTGTTTGATTGGATATTTAATGGGGTTGGCTTATCGACCTTTGGTGATGGCGGAGTGCTGGTGGCCGATGGATATACAGGAGCGACGCCCTTGTCTTTAGCGGCAAGTGGTGGTTGGGAGAATGTAACCAAAGTGTACACCGCTTCTCAGATGTGGTGGGGAACGATTCCTGGTTCTATCGGAGAAACGTCCAAGCCTTTGATCCTACTTGGTGCGCTCTTCTTAATCATTACCGGCATCGCCAGTTGGCGCATTATGGTGTCAATGGTGCTAGGAACGGCTGTAATGGGACTTATTTTAAATGGCATCGCGCCTAGTGAATTTACCGATGCGACGCCCAGTATCTTCAAATTTATGGCAGTGCCTTGGTACTATCATTTTTATATGGGCAGTTTCTTTTTCGCAATGGCATTTATGGCAACTGACCCTGTGACAGCGGCATCCACCAATAGAGGTAAATGGATATATGGCTTCATGATCGGTATGATAGGTTTGATTATTCGGGTGATGAACCCGGCTTATCCGGAAGGCTGGATGTTGGCTATCTTATTCATGAACACTTTTGCCGCTTTGATCGACCATTACGTTTTGGAAGCAAATATCAGTCGTAGGGCGAAACGTTCAGAAGCGGTAGCAGGTTAA
- the nqrC gene encoding NADH:ubiquinone reductase (Na(+)-transporting) subunit C, translating to MGTRYVVIFVVILTASVAVILTGFRQVTKPVADRNEDIFNKRAILSAVEDYMGEGVKVKDLTDLQILDVFEKQVEQTVLNLKGEVVEGVKAEDIETAKEKKKSDEDRRLPLYTFNQNGKKFYILSVRGVGLWDEIWGNIALESDLSTICGASFDHAGETPGLGAEIKDNAAFPRQFKGKKIFKEGEFVSVNVRKGGAIDKLYDVDAITGATVTSNGVSEMLHRGIKDYLPYLNSLRKQSMLVE from the coding sequence GTGGGTACCAGATATGTTGTCATTTTTGTTGTCATTCTAACGGCGAGTGTAGCCGTTATTCTGACTGGTTTCCGTCAGGTTACGAAGCCCGTTGCGGATAGGAATGAGGATATTTTCAACAAGAGAGCCATCCTAAGCGCGGTAGAAGATTACATGGGGGAAGGGGTCAAAGTAAAAGACCTTACTGACCTCCAGATACTAGATGTTTTTGAAAAACAAGTTGAGCAAACCGTATTGAATTTGAAAGGGGAAGTAGTGGAAGGTGTCAAAGCAGAAGATATTGAAACGGCAAAAGAAAAAAAGAAATCTGACGAGGACAGAAGACTTCCTTTATACACCTTTAACCAGAATGGCAAAAAGTTCTATATCCTTTCGGTGCGCGGCGTAGGTCTTTGGGATGAAATTTGGGGAAATATAGCCTTGGAAAGTGATTTGAGTACGATTTGTGGTGCTTCTTTTGACCATGCTGGCGAAACGCCGGGCTTGGGGGCTGAAATTAAAGACAACGCTGCTTTCCCAAGACAGTTTAAGGGCAAGAAAATTTTCAAGGAGGGTGAATTTGTCTCCGTAAATGTTAGAAAAGGTGGTGCTATTGATAAGTTATACGATGTAGATGCAATAACTGGAGCGACGGTTACATCCAACGGCGTTTCGGAGATGCTTCATCGGGGTATCAAGGATTATTTACCTTATTTAAATAGCCTGCGCAAGCAAAGCATGTTGGTCGAATAA
- a CDS encoding NADH:ubiquinone reductase (Na(+)-transporting) subunit D: protein MAETVEKTATKTAEPFFGKVEKKLLTDPLNDNNPITVQILGICSALAVTSLVWPSLVMAIAVIFVTAFSNLFTSLLRSYIPKQVRMIVQLVIIAFLVSMVELTLKYLNYPVYKQLSVYIGLIITNCIVMGRLEAFAMANKPWRSFLDGIGNGLGYGAILVMVGFIREIFGKGSLFASSPFEWKIIGPSAEYSIDTTNSVMFGWYANNNLMVLSAAAMFIIGIMIWIQRSYNKKLVDVS, encoded by the coding sequence ATGGCTGAAACAGTAGAAAAAACTGCCACCAAAACGGCAGAACCTTTTTTTGGGAAAGTAGAAAAGAAGCTGTTGACGGACCCATTGAATGACAATAACCCGATTACTGTCCAAATACTGGGGATTTGTTCGGCTCTTGCCGTTACCTCATTGGTATGGCCATCTTTGGTTATGGCTATTGCGGTCATTTTTGTAACGGCTTTTTCCAACTTATTTACATCCTTACTGAGAAGTTATATTCCCAAGCAGGTTCGTATGATCGTACAATTGGTGATTATCGCTTTTTTGGTATCTATGGTTGAGTTAACCTTGAAATACCTCAATTACCCAGTGTATAAACAACTATCCGTTTACATTGGCTTGATTATTACCAATTGCATCGTAATGGGACGCTTGGAGGCCTTCGCTATGGCGAACAAGCCTTGGCGATCATTTCTTGATGGCATTGGTAATGGCTTGGGCTATGGTGCTATCTTGGTCATGGTAGGTTTTATTCGAGAAATTTTTGGTAAGGGAAGTCTTTTTGCTAGTAGCCCCTTTGAATGGAAAATCATCGGACCATCTGCAGAATATTCTATCGACACCACTAACAGTGTAATGTTTGGGTGGTACGCCAATAATAACTTAATGGTACTTTCGGCTGCTGCGATGTTCATTATTGGTATAATGATCTGGATTCAGCGTAGCTACAACAAGAAGTTGGTTGATGTATCCTAA
- the nqrE gene encoding NADH:ubiquinone reductase (Na(+)-transporting) subunit E yields the protein MGDFINVFVKAAFIDNMVLAYFLGMCSYLAVSKSVKTAFGLGLAVIFVLGITMPINWVIQEYLLSENGLLGIDLTFLRFILFIAVIASMVQLVEMVVEKYSPSLYSALGIFLPLITVNCAILGGSLFMVARDYNFSQSVAFGLGGGFGWFLAIIAIAAIREKIRYSAIPAPLRGLGMAFILTGLMGMAFMSLMGIDPAVFGGAGN from the coding sequence ATGGGCGATTTTATAAATGTATTCGTCAAAGCCGCTTTTATCGACAATATGGTATTGGCCTATTTCCTGGGAATGTGCTCTTACCTGGCGGTATCAAAATCTGTTAAAACAGCATTTGGCTTGGGTTTAGCCGTTATTTTTGTGCTTGGTATCACCATGCCAATTAACTGGGTTATCCAAGAGTATTTGTTGTCAGAAAATGGACTTTTAGGAATTGACTTAACCTTTTTACGATTTATTTTGTTTATCGCTGTGATTGCATCAATGGTGCAGTTGGTAGAGATGGTGGTAGAAAAATATTCGCCTAGCCTATATTCGGCTTTGGGAATTTTTCTTCCCTTGATCACGGTAAACTGCGCGATTCTTGGCGGCTCTTTGTTTATGGTAGCTCGGGATTATAATTTCTCTCAATCTGTTGCATTTGGATTAGGGGGAGGTTTTGGATGGTTCCTGGCGATCATTGCGATTGCTGCTATTCGCGAAAAAATCCGCTACTCGGCTATCCCTGCGCCATTACGTGGCTTGGGTATGGCTTTTATTCTGACAGGTTTGATGGGTATGGCTTTTATGAGCCTTATGGGTATTGATCCTGCGGTTTTTGGTGGCGCTGGAAATTAA